One segment of Coffea arabica cultivar ET-39 chromosome 7c, Coffea Arabica ET-39 HiFi, whole genome shotgun sequence DNA contains the following:
- the LOC113700032 gene encoding uncharacterized protein isoform X1, which produces MSPNWELKHCCNHDQVVFLVTIGVFTVVILALWRTIFLTPFKLITVFLHEASHAIACKLTCGQVEGMQVHANEGGVTQTRGGVYWLILPAGYLGSSFWGMALILASTNLVTSRIAAGCFIVALLVVLFIAKNWTLRGLCIGFIIFIGIVWVLQELTKVRILRYVILFIGVMNSLFSVYDIYDDLISRRVHSSDAEKFAELCPCPCNGVGWGVIWGMISFVFLCGAMYLGLVILS; this is translated from the exons atGAGTCCGAATTGGGAGCTAAAGCACTGCTGCAATCATGACCAAGTTGTGTTTCTTGTTACCATCGGCGTCTTCACTGTCGTCATTCTTGCC TTATGGAGGACAATATTTCTCACACCTTTCAAGCTCATTACAGTGTTTCTTCATGAAGCAAGCCATGCAATTGCTTGTAAGCTCACATGTGGTCAG GTTGAGGGCATGCAAGTTCATGCAAATGAGGGTGGGGTGACTCAAACACGTGGTGGTGTTTATTGGTTGATCTTGCCGGCAGGAT ATCTCGGTTCATCATTTTGGGGAATGGCTCTTATACTTGCTTCTACAAATCTCGTCACTTCTAGAATTGCTGCTGGATGTTTTATTGTCGCTTTGTTGGTTGTGCTTTTCATTGCTAAAAAT TGGACTCTCCGAGGACTTTGCATTG GATTTATCATTTTCATTGGTATAGTATGGGTTCTGCAAGAGCTGACTAAAGTTCGCATTCTTCGCTATGTCATTCTCTTCATTG GTGTTATGAACAGTTTGTTTTCAGTATATG ATATATACGATGATTTGATCTCTCGAAGGGTTCATTCAAGTGATGCTGAGAAGTTTGCAGAACTTTGCCCCTGCCCTTGTAATGGTGTTGGATGGGGTGTTATttg GGGAATGATATCTTTCGTATTTCTTTGTGGAGCCATGTATCTTGGACTAGTTATCCTGTCCTGA
- the LOC113700032 gene encoding uncharacterized protein isoform X2: MQVHANEGGVTQTRGGVYWLILPAGYLGSSFWGMALILASTNLVTSRIAAGCFIVALLVVLFIAKNWTLRGLCIGFIIFIGIVWVLQELTKVRILRYVILFIGVMNSLFSVYDIYDDLISRRVHSSDAEKFAELCPCPCNGVGWGVIWGMISFVFLCGAMYLGLVILS; this comes from the exons ATGCAAGTTCATGCAAATGAGGGTGGGGTGACTCAAACACGTGGTGGTGTTTATTGGTTGATCTTGCCGGCAGGAT ATCTCGGTTCATCATTTTGGGGAATGGCTCTTATACTTGCTTCTACAAATCTCGTCACTTCTAGAATTGCTGCTGGATGTTTTATTGTCGCTTTGTTGGTTGTGCTTTTCATTGCTAAAAAT TGGACTCTCCGAGGACTTTGCATTG GATTTATCATTTTCATTGGTATAGTATGGGTTCTGCAAGAGCTGACTAAAGTTCGCATTCTTCGCTATGTCATTCTCTTCATTG GTGTTATGAACAGTTTGTTTTCAGTATATG ATATATACGATGATTTGATCTCTCGAAGGGTTCATTCAAGTGATGCTGAGAAGTTTGCAGAACTTTGCCCCTGCCCTTGTAATGGTGTTGGATGGGGTGTTATttg GGGAATGATATCTTTCGTATTTCTTTGTGGAGCCATGTATCTTGGACTAGTTATCCTGTCCTGA
- the LOC113700071 gene encoding elongator complex protein 5 isoform X2 has product MAAEAISRALRDGALEGEHAPALTIKDSIHAPLGAFVFDHILAQLSSNISSSKSQAQLRIVDCYTDPLGWKIQLAESGIVSNRSTQNATTASLCKNVRDLDMLFSSIVELGKEVIRETKGRFAVAIDSVSEILRHASISSAASLLSNLRSHDQVACLFWLFHSDLHEMKASSALEYISSMVACVEPISNTANGKGMNSENVPLIEQNLGRGKFSVRFKRRNGRIRLMSEELHTEQMGINFVPAFEGHVTSQSLVPKVQFNLQLSEKERNDRAKVVLPFEHQGDGKPIQIYDGRRSVSESKTENKETNAEKMHVNEDSGRGEIIYIRDSDDEMPDSDEDPDDDLISDSTIFFLTVGILELLTN; this is encoded by the exons ATGGCGGCGGAAGCCATCAGCAGAGCTCTCCGCGACGGAGCTCTAGAAGGCGAACACGCGCCGGCCCTCACCATTAAAGACTCCATCCACGCTCCCCTCGGAGCTTTTGTCTTCGATCACATCCTCGCTCAACTCTCTTCCAACATTTCTTCCTCAAAATCACAGGCCCA GCTGAGGATAGTGGATTGTTATACAGATCCTTTAGGTTGGAAAATCCAGCTTGCAGAGAGTGGAATCGTTAGTAATCGTTCCACACAGAATGCGACTACGGCCAGCTTGTgtaaaaatgtgagggacttgGATATGTTGTTTTCCTCGATAGTCGAATTGGGAAAAG AAGTGATTAGAGAAACAAAAGGACGGTTTGCAGTTGCCATTGACTCG GTAAGTGAGATCTTAAGACATGCTTCCATTTCCTCTGCCGCTTCCCTGTTAAGCAACCTTCGTTCTCATG ACCAAGttgcttgtttgttttggtTATTCCATTCGGACCTTCATGAGATGAAGGCTTCTTCAGCTCTCGAGTATATTTCTTCTATGGTTGCCTGTGTAGAACCAATAAGCAACACAGCCAATGGAAAGGGAATGAACTCTGAGAACGTTCCTCTGATTGAACAGAATCTTGGGAGGGGAAAGTTTTCTGTGCGCTTCAAACGCAGGAATGGACGTATTAGATTGATG AGTGAAGAGCTCCACACTGAGCAAATGGGCATCAACTTTGTGCCTGCTTTCGAAGGTCACGTAACTTCTCAAAGCCTTGTACCTAAG GTCCAGTTCAATCTGCAGCTGtcagaaaaggagagaaatgaCAGGGCAAAAGTTGTTCTGCCATTTGAGCACCAGG GTGATGGCAAACCCATTCAAATCTATGATGGCCGGAGATCTGTGAGTGAGAGCAAAACTGAGAATAAAGAGACTAATGCCGAGAAAATGCATGTGAATGAGGATTCTGGTCGTGGCGAGATAATCTATATTCGAGACTCCGATGATGAAATGCCAGATTCTGATGAGGACCCTGATGATGATTTGATATCTGACTCCACTATCTTCTTTCTGACTGTTGGAATCCTGGAATTACTGACAAATTGA
- the LOC113700071 gene encoding elongator complex protein 5 isoform X1 has translation MAAEAISRALRDGALEGEHAPALTIKDSIHAPLGAFVFDHILAQLSSNISSSKSQAQGIVLVAFARSPQFYAELLKSKANDAASLKKWLRIVDCYTDPLGWKIQLAESGIVSNRSTQNATTASLCKNVRDLDMLFSSIVELGKEVIRETKGRFAVAIDSVSEILRHASISSAASLLSNLRSHDQVACLFWLFHSDLHEMKASSALEYISSMVACVEPISNTANGKGMNSENVPLIEQNLGRGKFSVRFKRRNGRIRLMSEELHTEQMGINFVPAFEGHVTSQSLVPKVQFNLQLSEKERNDRAKVVLPFEHQGDGKPIQIYDGRRSVSESKTENKETNAEKMHVNEDSGRGEIIYIRDSDDEMPDSDEDPDDDLISDSTIFFLTVGILELLTN, from the exons ATGGCGGCGGAAGCCATCAGCAGAGCTCTCCGCGACGGAGCTCTAGAAGGCGAACACGCGCCGGCCCTCACCATTAAAGACTCCATCCACGCTCCCCTCGGAGCTTTTGTCTTCGATCACATCCTCGCTCAACTCTCTTCCAACATTTCTTCCTCAAAATCACAGGCCCA AGGCATTGTGCTGGTAGCTTTTGCCCGGAGTCCACAGTTCTATGCTGAGTTGTTGAAGAGTAAGGCAAACGACGCCGCTTCTCTTAAAAAATG GCTGAGGATAGTGGATTGTTATACAGATCCTTTAGGTTGGAAAATCCAGCTTGCAGAGAGTGGAATCGTTAGTAATCGTTCCACACAGAATGCGACTACGGCCAGCTTGTgtaaaaatgtgagggacttgGATATGTTGTTTTCCTCGATAGTCGAATTGGGAAAAG AAGTGATTAGAGAAACAAAAGGACGGTTTGCAGTTGCCATTGACTCG GTAAGTGAGATCTTAAGACATGCTTCCATTTCCTCTGCCGCTTCCCTGTTAAGCAACCTTCGTTCTCATG ACCAAGttgcttgtttgttttggtTATTCCATTCGGACCTTCATGAGATGAAGGCTTCTTCAGCTCTCGAGTATATTTCTTCTATGGTTGCCTGTGTAGAACCAATAAGCAACACAGCCAATGGAAAGGGAATGAACTCTGAGAACGTTCCTCTGATTGAACAGAATCTTGGGAGGGGAAAGTTTTCTGTGCGCTTCAAACGCAGGAATGGACGTATTAGATTGATG AGTGAAGAGCTCCACACTGAGCAAATGGGCATCAACTTTGTGCCTGCTTTCGAAGGTCACGTAACTTCTCAAAGCCTTGTACCTAAG GTCCAGTTCAATCTGCAGCTGtcagaaaaggagagaaatgaCAGGGCAAAAGTTGTTCTGCCATTTGAGCACCAGG GTGATGGCAAACCCATTCAAATCTATGATGGCCGGAGATCTGTGAGTGAGAGCAAAACTGAGAATAAAGAGACTAATGCCGAGAAAATGCATGTGAATGAGGATTCTGGTCGTGGCGAGATAATCTATATTCGAGACTCCGATGATGAAATGCCAGATTCTGATGAGGACCCTGATGATGATTTGATATCTGACTCCACTATCTTCTTTCTGACTGTTGGAATCCTGGAATTACTGACAAATTGA
- the LOC113699275 gene encoding mannose-6-phosphate isomerase 1, protein MEANNRSAAVAGQEGRLLRLRCSVKSYDWGRIGRESSVARLYERNCKAEAEDGKPYAEFWMGTHDSGPSYVAPETATAAAAEKELLSLKDLIEKNPRAFLGDKVYDRWGPNLPFLFKVLSIAKALSIQAHPNKELATILHKAQPNVYKDPNHKPEMALALTEFEALCGFISLEELKSVVHNVPEIVEVVGTKYVDELLCVHEEDVKKAKEVLQLIFTQLMAASKDVIAQALSRLISRLSIKNEARELTDKEHLVLRLEKQYPADIGLLAAFLLNYIKLKPGQALYLGADEPHAYIYGECIECMATSDNVVRAGLTPKSRDVQTLCSMLTYKQGLPEILDGVALNPYVHRYPPPFDEFEVDRCILPQGSSVVFPSVPGPAIYLVIGGQGTISSTSEELVGEGDVLFSPANTEITVTTTSGLSLYRAGVNSKFF, encoded by the exons ATGGAGGCTAATAATCGTTCAGCGGCGGTTGCTGGTCAGGAGGGGAGACTGCTGAGGTTGAGATGTTCGGTAAAGAGTTATGACTGGGGTCGCATTGGGCGGGAATCCAGTGTGGCGCGGCTTTATGAGAGGAATTGTAAGGCAGAGGCTGAGGATGGGAAGCCTTACGCTGAATTCTGGATGGGTACTCATGACTCCGGACCCTCCTATGTTGCACCAGAAACGGCAACGGCAGCGGCGGCGGAGAAGGAGTTGCTCAGTTTGAAGGATTTGATCGAGAAAAATCCCAGGGCTTTTCTAGGGGATAAGGTCTATGATCGCTGGGGTCCCAACCTGCCCTTTCTCTTTAAG GTGCTGTCAATTGCGAAAGCCTTGTCAATTCAAGCTCATCCAAACAAAGAGTTGGCTACCATTTTGCACAAGGCGCAACCAAATGTTTATAAGGATCCCAATCACAAGCCTGAAATGGCTTTGGCCCTAACTGAATTTGAGGCCTTATGTGGGTTTATCAGTCTTGAG GAGCTGAAGAGTGTTGTTCACAATGTTCCTGAGATTGTAGAGGTGGTTGGCACAAAATATGTCGACGAACTGTTGTGTGTTCATGAGGAGGATGTCAAGAAAGCAAAAGAAGTTCTTCAGCTTATATTTACTCAACTCATGGCAGCTAGTAAGGATGTGATTGCACAAGCTCTATCCAGATTGATTAGTCGTCTGAGTATAAAAAATGAG GCAAGGGAGCTGACAGATAAGGAACACCTAGTATTGAGGCTTGAAAAGCAGTATCCAGCTGATATTGGTTTGCTAGCAGCATTCCTACTGAATTATATTAAACTTAAACCTGGTCAAGCTTTATATTTAGGGGCAGATGAGCCTCATGCATATATCTATGGAGAGTGTATAGAGTGCATGGCAACTTCAGACAATGTTGTCCGAGCTGGTCTAACTCCAAAGAGCCGGGATGTCCAAACTCTTTGTTCCATGCTCACATACAAACAG GGGTTACCAGAGATTCTTGATGGTGTTGCTTTGAATCCGTATGTGCATAGATACCCACCACCTTTtgatgagtttgaggttgaCCGGTGCATTCTTCCCCAAGGATCATCTGTGGTTTTTCCATCAGTCCCTGGTCCTGCAATTTATCTTGTCATTGGGGGACAGGGAACGATATCTAGTACATCCGAGGAGTTAGTTGGTGAAGGTGATGTACTGTTTTCACCTGCGAACACAGAGATCACCGTAACAACTACATCGGGCTTGAGTTTGTATAGAGCTGGCGTCAATAGCAAGTTTTTCTAA
- the LOC113699276 gene encoding uncharacterized protein isoform X1, with translation MATLSLTTSMIPRKSRTAIMPRAALNQEYKMRVPYELKQGQSRRFHKLPSGLNMEVIFQEGLKHKSSDERQEESQIPPLVFVHGSFHAAWCWAEHWLPYFSQNGYDCYALSLLGQGESDDPAGPVAGTLQTHAGNVADFIQKELKLRPVLIGHSFGGLIVQYYVANMRSNKIQESGRLHSYLAGAALVCSVPPSGNSQAVWRYLFSKPIAAFKVTLSLAAKAFQTSLPLCKETFFSVSLEDQLVLRYQKLMTESSRMPLFDLRKLNASLPVPSVNNSCAKILVLGANDDFIVDMEGLNETGRFCGASPICLEGVAHDMMLDCSWEKGAEALLLWLSGSDKEVANTEKGRPMAV, from the exons ATGGCTACTCTGAGTTTGACTACGAGCATGATCCCGAGAAAGAGCAGAACCGCCATAATGCCAAGAGCTGCGCTCAATCAAGAATACAAAATGCGGGTTCCATATGAACTGAAACAAGGGCAGTCACGTCGTTTCCACAAGCTTCCCTCTGGGTTGAACATGGAGGTTATCTTCCAAGAGGGCCTAAAGCACAAAAGCTCAGACGAGAGGCAAGAGGAATCTCAAATCCCACCATTAGTGTTCGTTCATGGGAGCTTTCATGCAGCTTGGTGCTGGGCTGAGCATTGGCTGCCGTATTTTTCCCAAAATGGATATGATTGCTATGCTCTCAGCTTATTGGGTCAG GGAGAAAGCGATGATCCTGCTGGTCCTGTTGCTGGTACTCTCCAG ACACATGCAGGTAATGTTGCTGACTTCATCCAGAAAGAACTCAAACTGCGCCCTGTCTTAATAGGACATTCATTTGGGGGACTGATCGTGCAATATTACGTTGCTAATATGAGATCCAACAAAATTCAag AGAGTGGAAGGTTGCACTCCTATCTTGCTGGTGCAGCGCTGGTTTGCTCCGTACCTCCTTCTGGTAATAG CCAAGCAGTATGGCGATATCTCTTCTCCAAACCTATTGCTGCATTTAAG GTAACTCTCAGCTTGGCAGCCAAAGCTTTTCAAACTTCCCTGCCTCTTTGTAAGGAAACGTTTTTCTCTGTTTCCTTGGAGGATCAGCTGGTTTTACG tTACCAAAAGTTGATGACAGAAAGTTCGAGGATGCCGTTGTTTGACCTAAGAAAGCTAAATGCCTCACTTCCTGTTCCTTCGGTGAACAATTCTTGTGCAAAAATTTTGGTGCTGGGCGCAAATGATGACTTCATAGTG gatATGGAGGGACTGAATGAAACAGGCCGGTTTTGTGGTGCGTCACCTATCTGCCTCGAAGGAGTAGCCCATGACATGATGTTGGATTGCTCGTGGGAGAAAGGTGCTGAAGCACTCCTGCTGTGGCTCAGTGGATCTGATAAAGAGGTGGCTAATACAGAAAAAGGCCGGCCTATGGCTGTGTAA
- the LOC113699276 gene encoding uncharacterized protein isoform X2, translated as MATLSLTTSMIPRKSRTAIMPRAALNQEYKMRVPYELKQGQSRRFHKLPSGLNMEVIFQEGLKHKSSDERQEESQIPPLVFVHGSFHAAWCWAEHWLPYFSQNGYDCYALSLLGQGESDDPAGPVAGTLQTHAGNVADFIQKELKLRPVLIGHSFGGLIVQYYVANMRSNKIQESGRLHSYLAGAALVCSVPPSAKQYGDISSPNLLLHLSYQKLMTESSRMPLFDLRKLNASLPVPSVNNSCAKILVLGANDDFIVDMEGLNETGRFCGASPICLEGVAHDMMLDCSWEKGAEALLLWLSGSDKEVANTEKGRPMAV; from the exons ATGGCTACTCTGAGTTTGACTACGAGCATGATCCCGAGAAAGAGCAGAACCGCCATAATGCCAAGAGCTGCGCTCAATCAAGAATACAAAATGCGGGTTCCATATGAACTGAAACAAGGGCAGTCACGTCGTTTCCACAAGCTTCCCTCTGGGTTGAACATGGAGGTTATCTTCCAAGAGGGCCTAAAGCACAAAAGCTCAGACGAGAGGCAAGAGGAATCTCAAATCCCACCATTAGTGTTCGTTCATGGGAGCTTTCATGCAGCTTGGTGCTGGGCTGAGCATTGGCTGCCGTATTTTTCCCAAAATGGATATGATTGCTATGCTCTCAGCTTATTGGGTCAG GGAGAAAGCGATGATCCTGCTGGTCCTGTTGCTGGTACTCTCCAG ACACATGCAGGTAATGTTGCTGACTTCATCCAGAAAGAACTCAAACTGCGCCCTGTCTTAATAGGACATTCATTTGGGGGACTGATCGTGCAATATTACGTTGCTAATATGAGATCCAACAAAATTCAag AGAGTGGAAGGTTGCACTCCTATCTTGCTGGTGCAGCGCTGGTTTGCTCCGTACCTCCTTCTG CCAAGCAGTATGGCGATATCTCTTCTCCAAACCTATTGCTGCATTTAAG tTACCAAAAGTTGATGACAGAAAGTTCGAGGATGCCGTTGTTTGACCTAAGAAAGCTAAATGCCTCACTTCCTGTTCCTTCGGTGAACAATTCTTGTGCAAAAATTTTGGTGCTGGGCGCAAATGATGACTTCATAGTG gatATGGAGGGACTGAATGAAACAGGCCGGTTTTGTGGTGCGTCACCTATCTGCCTCGAAGGAGTAGCCCATGACATGATGTTGGATTGCTCGTGGGAGAAAGGTGCTGAAGCACTCCTGCTGTGGCTCAGTGGATCTGATAAAGAGGTGGCTAATACAGAAAAAGGCCGGCCTATGGCTGTGTAA
- the LOC113699174 gene encoding uncharacterized protein isoform X2: MMSPRQNLDDRGGGASSFQSANFRRTPLQIIHVFGNFMRIWSVYTMYRYLSQTGASVVLFIFSCLVPASILFLVLQKPWKGRSLSSTQVVPSVINGGITALYFILWGKGVKSCGPLRAILAEYSGAVLGVLSGVLYGSRGHVWKKVGGLVAMMASFYFLSQGWAMATYSPFTFSDSPDVEVRTDQVVGMKKMLVPIVAGVLSALRRVIARRVSLKNQLKRRLHAITITSATCFLFPVAMWDMIIGTTSVELPFSAWAFSSTIFFGVMLIFYVDSIAEERNMHHRHGNCVQNGLLAPGLSDLCCNFGLWNI, translated from the exons atgaTGTCCCCTAGGCAAAATCTAGACGATCGAGGAGGAGGAGCAAGTTCTTTCCAATCAGCTAACTTTAG GCGAACTCCCTTGCAGATAATCCATGTTTTTGGCAACTTCATGAGGATATGGTCCGTTTACACTATGTATCGCTACTTGTCTCAAACAGGAGCGTCAGttgttctttttattttcaGCTGTCTTGTTCCAGCATCAATCCTGTTTTTAGTTTTGCAAAAGCCTTGGAAAGGCAGGTCACTCTCTAGCACGCAG GTTGTACCTTCTGTTATAAATGGTGGTATAACAGCTCTGTATTTCATACTGTGGGGAAAAGGTGTTAAATCTTGCGGTCCTCTTAG GGCAATATTAGCTGAATATTCTGGAGCTGTTCTTGGAGTATTATCTGGTGTACTATATGGAAGTAGAGGCCATGTTTGGAAGAAG GTAGGTGGACTTGTTGCAATGATGGCATCATTTTACTTCTTGTCTCAAGGATGGGCCATGGCCACATATTCTCCCTTTA CATTTAGTGATAGTCCTGATGTTGAGGTTAGGACAGATCAAGTTGTGGGAATGAAGAAAATGCTAGTTCCCATTGTTGCTGGAGTCTTGTCAGCACTCAGAAGGGTGATTGCAAGACGTGTCTCACTCAAA AATCAACTTAAGAGGCGGCTTCATGCAATAACTATCACTTCTGCAACTTGTTTTCTGTTCCCTGTGGCTATGTGGGACATGATTATA GGAACAACCAGCGTAGAATTGCCATTTTCTGCATGGGCATTTTCAAGCACCATCTTCTTTGGTGTTATGTTGATCTTCTATGTTGACAGTATCGCAGAGGAGAG GAATATGCATCATCGTCATGGAAATTGTGTACAAAATGGACTTCTCGCTCCTGGGCTTTCTGATTTGTGTTGCAATTTTGGGCTTTG GAATATATGA
- the LOC113699174 gene encoding uncharacterized protein isoform X1 gives MMSPRQNLDDRGGGASSFQSANFRRTPLQIIHVFGNFMRIWSVYTMYRYLSQTGASVVLFIFSCLVPASILFLVLQKPWKGRSLSSTQVVPSVINGGITALYFILWGKGVKSCGPLRAILAEYSGAVLGVLSGVLYGSRGHVWKKVGGLVAMMASFYFLSQGWAMATYSPFTFSDSPDVEVRTDQVVGMKKMLVPIVAGVLSALRRVIARRVSLKNQLKRRLHAITITSATCFLFPVAMWDMIIGTTSVELPFSAWAFSSTIFFGVMLIFYVDSIAEERLHMVFSSPRHLMVAGICIIVMEIVYKMDFSLLGFLICVAILGFGIYEATSLDRFRKDAQRKSDASNGILEDRIEMSPLPT, from the exons atgaTGTCCCCTAGGCAAAATCTAGACGATCGAGGAGGAGGAGCAAGTTCTTTCCAATCAGCTAACTTTAG GCGAACTCCCTTGCAGATAATCCATGTTTTTGGCAACTTCATGAGGATATGGTCCGTTTACACTATGTATCGCTACTTGTCTCAAACAGGAGCGTCAGttgttctttttattttcaGCTGTCTTGTTCCAGCATCAATCCTGTTTTTAGTTTTGCAAAAGCCTTGGAAAGGCAGGTCACTCTCTAGCACGCAG GTTGTACCTTCTGTTATAAATGGTGGTATAACAGCTCTGTATTTCATACTGTGGGGAAAAGGTGTTAAATCTTGCGGTCCTCTTAG GGCAATATTAGCTGAATATTCTGGAGCTGTTCTTGGAGTATTATCTGGTGTACTATATGGAAGTAGAGGCCATGTTTGGAAGAAG GTAGGTGGACTTGTTGCAATGATGGCATCATTTTACTTCTTGTCTCAAGGATGGGCCATGGCCACATATTCTCCCTTTA CATTTAGTGATAGTCCTGATGTTGAGGTTAGGACAGATCAAGTTGTGGGAATGAAGAAAATGCTAGTTCCCATTGTTGCTGGAGTCTTGTCAGCACTCAGAAGGGTGATTGCAAGACGTGTCTCACTCAAA AATCAACTTAAGAGGCGGCTTCATGCAATAACTATCACTTCTGCAACTTGTTTTCTGTTCCCTGTGGCTATGTGGGACATGATTATA GGAACAACCAGCGTAGAATTGCCATTTTCTGCATGGGCATTTTCAAGCACCATCTTCTTTGGTGTTATGTTGATCTTCTATGTTGACAGTATCGCAGAGGAGAG ATTACATATGGTTTTCTCTTCTCCGAGACATTTGATGGTCGCAGGAATATGCATCATCGTCATGGAAATTGTGTACAAAATGGACTTCTCGCTCCTGGGCTTTCTGATTTGTGTTGCAATTTTGGGCTTTG GAATATATGAAGCAACCTCATTAGACCGATTTCGAAAAGATGCTCAACGGAAATCAGATGCATCAAATGGAATTCTTGAGGATCGAATCGAGATGTCTCCTCTTCCAACGTGA
- the LOC113699452 gene encoding uncharacterized protein codes for MVLPLSSSDPPHLLKPTRKIISFSRTHSNNSFGRSPSHSCNGLTFVRSKKPLSDLNAWGIGGPCNYFVQVFDQSQLTTAIRYCREYSLRFMIIGKGSNCLFDNMGYDGCVILNWIDFLEKIRSVGYRVGRGYPFNRLGVQSATEGLSGLEFASGIPGTVGGAVALILLR; via the exons ATGGTGTTGCCTCTTTCTTCGTCTGATCCTCCGCACCTCCTGAAACCCACAAGAAAAATCATCTCTTTTTCACGCACTCACAGCAACAACAGCTTCGGTAGATCACCATCCCACAGCTGCAATGGACTAACGTTTGTTCGCAGTAAGAAACCTCTGAGTGATCTCAATGCCTGGGGAATTGGAGGACCCTGCAATTATTTCGTCCAAGTCTTTGATCAATCTCAGCTTACTACTGCCATAAG GTATTGTAGGGAGTATTCCTTGAGGTTTATGATCATCGGCAAAGGCTCAAATTGTCTCTTTGATAACATGGGATATGATGGTTGTGTTATCCTCAACTGGATTGATTTCTTGGAAAAGATTAGATCGGTTGGCTACAGAGTTGGAAGGGGCTATCCATTTAATCGGTTAGGGGTGCAATCTGCAACTGAAGGATTATCAGGGCTGGAGTTTGCTAGTGGAATCCCTGGAACTGTTGGTGGTGCTGTGGCTTTGATTTTACTACGATGA
- the LOC113699175 gene encoding protein ABA DEFICIENT 4, chloroplastic, producing the protein MAFSPSFTQAQLPFKVKRTGLCYRFSECMRMNKRSIFAFRSVNKQLFVGQTEKLGTKLSTEWSFPRRPIASIHPNLGRAVDCRVYASCLPSSQLAASVFTFGTVAVLPFYTLMVAAPKAELTKKLMESSIPYIMLGLLYAYLLYHSWTPDTLRLMFSSKNWLPELSAIAKLFSSEMTLASAWIHLLAVDLFAARQVFHDGLQDNVETRHSVSLCLLFCPVGVLAHFITKALTSRVKQQIH; encoded by the exons ATGGCCTTCTCTCCTAGCTTTACCCAAGCCCAATTGCCATTCAAG GTTAAGCGCACAGGGTTGTGTTACAGATTTTCGGAATGCATGAGGATGAACAAGAGATCCATATTTGCTTTCAGAAGTGTGAATAAACAGCTCTTTGTTGGACAAACGGAAAAATTGGGAACCAAGCTAAGCACTGAATGGAGCTTTCCCAGAAGACCAATAGCAAGCATTCACCCAAATCTTGGACGAGCTGTTGATTGCAGAGTCTATGCTTCAT GTTTGCCGAGCTCTCAACTTGCAGCTAGTGTTTTTACATTTGGAACTGTAGCAGTTCTTCCATTTTATACACTCATGGTTGCAGCACCTAAAGCTGAATTG ACCAAGAAGTTAATGGAAAGCAGCATACCTTATATTATGCTGGGACTGTTATATGCATATCTTCTATATCACTCCTGGACACCAGATACATTGCGTCTCATGTTTTCTAGTAAAAACTGGCTGCCGGAG CTGTCTGCTATAGCAAAGTTGTTCTCCAGTGAGATGACACTTGCTTCTGCATGGATTCACCTGCTGGCGGTGGATCTTTTTGCTGCAAG GCAGGTTTTTCATGATGGGCTGCAGGACAATGTTGAAACTCGGCATTCAGTTTCTCTGTGCTTGCTATTTTGTCCAGTAGGAGTTCTTGCTCACTTCATCACCAAAGCTCTGACCAGCAGGGTCAAGCAGCAAATTCATTAG